From the Calonectris borealis chromosome 12, bCalBor7.hap1.2, whole genome shotgun sequence genome, one window contains:
- the NUTF2 gene encoding nuclear transport factor 2: MGDKPIWEQIGSSFVQHYYQLFDADRTQLGAIYIDASCLTWEGQQFQGKAAIVEKLSSLPFQKIQHSITAQDHQPTPDSCILSMVVGQLKADEDPIMGFHQIFLLKNINDAWVCTNDMFRLALHNFG, translated from the exons ATGGGAGACAAGCCTATCTGGGAGCAGATTGGGTCCAGCTTCGTACAACATTACTACCAGCTTTTTGATGCAGACAGGACTCAGTTAGGAGCAATATAT atTGATGCATCATGCCTTACGTGGGAAGGACAGCAGTTCCAGGGCAAAGCAGCTATTGTTGAAAAACTCTCT AGCCTCCCTTTCcaaaaaatacaacacagcatCACAGCACAAGACCACCAACCTACACCTGACAGCTGTATACTCAGTATGGTAGTGGGACAGCTTAAG GCTGATGAAGACCCTATCATGGGATtccaccagatatttctattaAAGAACATCAACGATGCCTGGGTTTGCACCAATGATATGTTCAGGCTAGCATTGCACAACTTTGGCTGA